TACACCTACTGGGAAACGCCCCTGGGGCAGGTACCGGTGGACACCGAGCGCGTGGGGGCGCTGCTCGAGCGCTCGGCGCTCTTCACCACCGCCGACGAACCCCACCAGCCGGAACACAGCCTGGAGGTGGAGCTGCCCTTCCTGCAGGCCGTCCTGGGCGGGTTCAAGCTGGTGCCGCTGCTCTTCGGGCTGGTCGACCCGCTGGCCGTCGCCGGCCACCTGGAGGCGGTGCTGCGCCCCGGGGACGTGCTGGTGGTGAGCACCGACCTCTCCCACTACCACCCCGACGCCGAAGCGCGGAAGCTCGACGCCGCCACGCTGGAGACCGCCCTGGCGCTGGACGCCCGGGGCCTCTCGCACCGCGAGGCCTGCGGCCGTCACCCCTGGGCCGCCCTCACCGCGCTGGCCGACCGGCGCTCCTGGCGGCCCGAGCTCCTGGCCTACGCCACCAGCGGCGACACCTCCGGCGACCGTTCGCGGGTCGTGGGCTACGCCGCGCTGCGTTACGACTGAACCTATGAAGCCATGAAGGAAAACCTGCTCAACCACGAGGAAAAACGAAGGCTGCTCGACGTGGCCG
This genomic stretch from Oceanithermus profundus DSM 14977 harbors:
- the amrB gene encoding AmmeMemoRadiSam system protein B, with amino-acid sequence MVRKPAVAGSFYPAEPMQLARMVDELLAMATRPPAHAPKAVVAPHAGYVYSGPVAAYSFRALEPLAGKTPTVFLMGPAHYLAFEGVSTGTYTYWETPLGQVPVDTERVGALLERSALFTTADEPHQPEHSLEVELPFLQAVLGGFKLVPLLFGLVDPLAVAGHLEAVLRPGDVLVVSTDLSHYHPDAEARKLDAATLETALALDARGLSHREACGRHPWAALTALADRRSWRPELLAYATSGDTSGDRSRVVGYAALRYD